The following coding sequences lie in one Silene latifolia isolate original U9 population chromosome 5, ASM4854445v1, whole genome shotgun sequence genomic window:
- the LOC141655471 gene encoding uncharacterized protein LOC141655471, producing MVVADFLAENPIEEIEAIDTWSFPDENVIHIEDDVWDLYFNGASNYMGYGVGILLISPTGEHVPVSIKLDFNVTNNAAEYEACLLGLRSALDLGVKRLLVHGDSSLVINQVTGSWKIKIETLINIPEHMDSMPICVERRSAPSYVNAIDNPEESETDFWYTAILKYKEMGEYPSDLDTRGKRALRMLAAQFIKTDDGQLYKKTAQGVLLRCIDKSTSEKVMEEVHDGECGSHMNAHMLARKIMRLGYYWTTMDADYRKYVRHCHNCQIFANVQHVPPSMLYTMTSPWPFSTWVIVIIGKVNPSGTGGHCYILVAIDYFMKWIEAKSYKVLNAKQVAKSIQNDIIC from the exons ATGGTAGTGGCCGATTTCCTTGCCGAAAATCCAATTGAAGAAATCGAGGCAatcgacacttggtcatttcccgatgaGAACGTAATCCATATCGAAGATGACGTGTGGGACCTATATTTCAATGGAGCATCCAACTATATGGGATATGGAGTCGGAATTCTCCTCATTTCCCCAACAGGTGAACATGTGCCAGTCTCAATCAAATTGGACTTCaatgtcaccaacaatgccgccgaatatgaagcatgtttgCTCGGTTTGCGTAGCGCTCTAGACCTGGGCGTGAAACGACTTCTAGTGCACGGGGACTCGTCTTTGGTAATCAATCAAGTAACCGGCTCCTGGAAAATCAAAATTGAAA CCTTAATCAATATTCCCGAGCATATGGATAGTATGCCCATTTGTGTGGAAAGGAGATCCGCACCATCATATGTGAATGCAATCGACAATCCCGAGGAAAGTGAAACCGATTTTTGGTATACCGCCATCTTGAAATACAAAGAGATGGGAGAATACCCTTCAGACCTGGACACACGAGGGAAACGGGCCCTTCGAATGTTGGCGGCCCAATTTATCAAAACCGATGATGGGCAGTTATACAAAAAGACCGCCCAAGGAGTTCTTTTACGATGTATCGATAAATCAACTTCCGAgaaggttatggaagaagtccatgacggagaatgtggGTCACACATGAACGCACATATGTTAGCCCGGAAAATCATGAGATTGGGTtactattggaccacgatggatgCGGACTATCGGAAATATGTTAGGCACTGTCATAATTGCCAAATTTTCGCGAATGTCCAACATGTACCTCCTTCGATGTTGTACactatgacatctccctggccattttcaacCTGGGTAATCGTCATAATTGGAAAGGTAAACCCTTCTGGAACGGGAGGGCATTGCTACATTCTAGTTGCCATTGACTACTTCATGAAGTGGATAGAAGCTAAATCCTATAAGGTTCTCAATGCAAAACAAGTGGCAAAGTCCATTCAGAATGACATTATTTGCTGA